One region of Candidatus Acidiferrales bacterium genomic DNA includes:
- a CDS encoding DegT/DnrJ/EryC1/StrS family aminotransferase, whose translation MMKVPYFDLKMQYASLREEILAALDRVCANTGFCLGDEVAKFEEEFAAYCEAKHCIAVNSGTSALHLTLLAAGVGPNDEVITSPNTFIATAEAIAYTGAKTVFVDIDPATANLDPLLVERAITPRTKAILPIHLYGRPADMDALKQIAQPRKLALIEDACQAHGARYRSRRVGAIGDSGAFSFYPSKNLGAYGEGGAVVTNEDHIAEYCRAARSHGESRRYFHDFIGYNYRMEGFQGAVLRVKLRRLDEWSARRESLAERYRRNLRGAHLELLRDDPRDESAHHLFVVYVENRDAVKRQLEDHGIGTAIHYPRPLHLQKALASLGYCTGDFPLAERACERALALPFFPEMSEEQVDYVAESLAEIVGKR comes from the coding sequence ATGATGAAAGTTCCGTACTTCGATTTGAAGATGCAATATGCGTCTTTGCGCGAGGAGATTCTGGCGGCGCTCGACCGCGTTTGCGCGAATACGGGCTTTTGCCTCGGCGATGAAGTCGCAAAGTTCGAAGAAGAGTTTGCGGCTTATTGCGAAGCCAAACATTGCATCGCCGTGAATTCCGGGACGAGCGCGCTGCATCTGACGCTGCTGGCTGCGGGCGTTGGGCCGAATGACGAAGTCATCACCAGTCCCAACACCTTCATCGCCACGGCCGAAGCGATTGCATACACGGGCGCGAAGACGGTATTTGTTGACATCGATCCAGCAACGGCAAATCTTGATCCGCTCTTGGTCGAACGCGCGATCACGCCGCGTACCAAGGCAATTCTGCCGATTCATTTGTATGGCCGGCCGGCGGACATGGACGCGCTCAAGCAAATCGCGCAGCCGCGCAAGCTTGCGTTGATTGAAGACGCCTGCCAGGCGCATGGAGCGCGCTATCGCTCGCGCCGTGTCGGCGCGATTGGAGACTCCGGCGCGTTCAGTTTCTATCCTTCGAAAAATCTCGGCGCTTATGGCGAAGGAGGCGCTGTCGTCACGAACGAGGATCACATTGCGGAATATTGCCGCGCAGCAAGAAGCCACGGCGAGTCACGCCGCTATTTTCACGACTTCATCGGATATAACTACCGCATGGAGGGATTCCAGGGTGCGGTCCTGCGCGTGAAGTTGCGCCGCCTCGATGAGTGGTCCGCGCGGCGTGAATCGCTCGCGGAGCGATATCGCCGAAACCTCAGGGGGGCGCACTTGGAATTACTGCGCGATGATCCGCGGGACGAAAGTGCGCATCATCTTTTTGTTGTGTACGTTGAGAATCGAGACGCAGTGAAGCGGCAACTGGAAGACCATGGAATTGGCACGGCCATTCATTATCCGCGTCCGCTGCATCTCCAGAAAGCGCTCGCATCGCTCGGTTATTGCACTGGCGATTTCCCGCTCGCGGAGCGCGCCTGCGAGCGCGCTCTGGCTTTGCCCTTTTTCCCGGAGATGTCGGAAGAGCAAGTCGACTACGTGGCGGAGTCGCTCGCGGAGATTGTTGGCAAGCGATAG
- a CDS encoding PqqD family protein translates to MRNALTPDAVIVATKEQVSCDLGDEAAILGMKNSVYYGLNPVGAAIWRLLQRPRSVSELRDAIASEYDVSAKQAEDDILNLMQQLMSEGLVEFAGESRRFFAGRRSSILGR, encoded by the coding sequence ATGAGGAACGCTCTTACACCAGACGCGGTGATTGTGGCGACGAAGGAACAGGTGTCGTGCGACCTGGGCGACGAAGCCGCGATTCTCGGGATGAAAAATAGCGTCTACTACGGCCTGAATCCTGTTGGCGCCGCGATTTGGCGCCTTTTGCAACGGCCGCGGAGCGTCAGCGAGCTTCGCGACGCTATCGCAAGCGAATACGATGTGAGCGCAAAGCAAGCCGAAGACGATATCTTGAATTTGATGCAGCAATTGATGAGCGAAGGATTGGTTGAATTCGCCGGCGAATCCCGCCGATTTTTTGCCGGGAGGCGCTCGAGCATTCTCGGGCGCTGA
- a CDS encoding lasso peptide biosynthesis B2 protein, translating into MMGAWRRFRTLSNRQRRDFFRALYLLPLASAVLRIRDFQNVQRSLTRYRQAEHKRATDDSYCLQEARNSARMIQAASRYGIARGNCLSRSLALCWLLHRRGIAAELHVGGKKAGDAFEAHAWVEVVGVAVNDAEDVVDHYARFDAPVTREMLEGK; encoded by the coding sequence ATGATGGGCGCGTGGCGCAGGTTCCGAACACTCTCCAACCGGCAACGACGCGACTTTTTCCGCGCTCTTTACTTGCTTCCTTTGGCCAGCGCCGTTCTGCGCATTCGCGATTTTCAGAACGTGCAAAGATCGCTCACCCGTTACCGCCAAGCGGAACATAAACGCGCGACGGACGACTCGTACTGCTTGCAAGAGGCCCGCAACTCTGCGCGGATGATCCAAGCCGCTTCTCGCTACGGCATCGCGAGAGGAAATTGTCTTTCCCGCTCGCTGGCGCTCTGCTGGCTGCTGCATCGCCGAGGAATCGCCGCCGAGCTGCACGTCGGCGGAAAGAAGGCGGGCGATGCGTTCGAGGCGCACGCGTGGGTGGAAGTTGTGGGTGTGGCGGTGAATGACGCTGAAGACGTCGTCGACCACTACGCTCGCTTCGACGCCCCGGTAACTCGCGAAATGCTCGAAGGCAAATGA
- a CDS encoding glycosyltransferase family 2 protein gives MPLSHAAQEQSRTQGAAFPQGQGTAPTRPMTLSVVVAAYNERNFIEEILRRVQAGGLTHEILVVDDCSTDGTREWLAEMHHRQQAGETQAEILGGKARLRLGEFRFFFQEQNQGKGAALRRGFAEATGDILLVQDADLEYDPRDYPKLLEPILDGRADVVYGSRFLGGPQRVHFFWHYVGNKFLTLLSDILTNLKISDMETCYKVFRKEVIQSMHLRSNRFGFEPEVTARVARGRWRVYEVPISYAGRSYEEGKKITWRDGVVTLLAILRYRFFD, from the coding sequence ATGCCTCTCTCTCACGCGGCACAGGAACAATCGCGGACGCAAGGCGCTGCTTTCCCACAGGGTCAAGGGACTGCACCGACGCGACCGATGACGCTTTCCGTCGTCGTCGCCGCATATAATGAACGCAATTTCATCGAGGAAATTCTACGCCGAGTTCAAGCGGGCGGCCTCACCCATGAAATTCTTGTGGTTGATGATTGCTCGACCGATGGCACACGCGAATGGCTCGCAGAAATGCATCACCGCCAGCAAGCGGGCGAAACGCAAGCGGAGATTCTTGGGGGGAAGGCGCGGCTGCGGCTTGGCGAATTCCGATTTTTCTTTCAGGAACAGAATCAAGGTAAGGGCGCTGCTCTGCGCCGCGGATTTGCGGAAGCTACCGGCGATATTCTCCTCGTGCAGGATGCCGATCTCGAATACGACCCGCGCGATTATCCGAAGCTGCTTGAACCGATTCTCGACGGCCGCGCCGACGTTGTTTACGGCTCGCGATTTCTCGGCGGCCCTCAGCGCGTCCATTTTTTCTGGCATTACGTTGGAAATAAATTTCTGACGCTGCTTTCCGACATTCTGACAAACCTCAAAATCAGCGACATGGAGACCTGTTACAAAGTTTTCCGCAAGGAAGTGATTCAGAGTATGCATTTGCGCTCGAATCGCTTCGGATTCGAGCCTGAAGTGACCGCGCGAGTGGCCAGAGGCCGCTGGCGCGTCTACGAGGTGCCGATTTCCTATGCTGGCCGCTCCTATGAAGAAGGAAAAAAAATCACCTGGCGCGACGGCGTCGTCACGCTGTTGGCGATCTTGCGTTACCGGTTCTTCGACTGA
- a CDS encoding asparagine synthase-related protein: MSGICGISICDGAQVDSALLERMTRFLSFRGPDAQTMWTGASVGFGCALLRTTSEAKQERQPATLDGKTWIVADARIDARRELISDLRSCGCAADSSSGNSELILHAYAAWGEACVERLLGDFAFAIWDAGQRRLFCARDHFGIKPFYYAELPGCLVFSNTLNCIRLHPAVSSELNDAAIVDFLLFGLNRDAASTSFLEIRRLPRAHVLCWSRDGLRLREYWRPPANGAIRYNRREEYIENFRELLSLAIEDRLTTKKMGIFLSGGLDSSAIAALARKLQREKYPSLQLSAFTATFESIPDSDAPAARAAAAALQIPTHTWTVDRRRLFDGWEEEGLRFPEPLDDPFAAAWLDSMGMIAQNVNVALYGEGCDNLLAFEMGAHFRGLWKERKLVQAAFDLSEHVLQRWVAPDGMRGPLRRFRAAFSKRRENIDLSRWIHPDLAARLDLVDRQENGFSNSRENAHPVHPRAYASLFLPQWENMFEYFDAGTTRQPVEVRYPFLDLRLVNFLLAIPVMPWSFRKYLLRRAMRGLLPEAIRKRPKTPLRNDPAVVALQHGRGPEPQTSKLTEELRQYVSVDEIPALRASDDPELIHLKLRILSLSHWLQSVKRLNREAHMTALHYS; encoded by the coding sequence ATGAGTGGGATTTGTGGCATCTCCATCTGCGACGGAGCGCAGGTCGATTCGGCACTGCTCGAGCGAATGACGCGCTTTCTTTCGTTTCGCGGGCCAGATGCACAGACCATGTGGACCGGCGCCTCCGTGGGATTCGGCTGCGCGCTCTTACGCACAACAAGCGAAGCAAAGCAGGAACGCCAGCCGGCTACCCTCGACGGAAAAACGTGGATTGTCGCTGACGCACGCATCGACGCACGCCGCGAATTGATCTCAGATCTTCGGTCGTGTGGCTGCGCGGCCGATTCTTCCTCTGGCAATTCAGAATTAATCCTCCATGCGTACGCGGCCTGGGGCGAAGCCTGTGTCGAGCGTCTGCTCGGCGATTTTGCGTTTGCGATTTGGGATGCCGGGCAACGGCGGCTTTTTTGCGCGCGAGATCACTTCGGCATCAAGCCCTTTTATTACGCCGAGCTGCCTGGCTGCCTGGTTTTCAGTAACACGCTCAATTGCATTCGCCTGCATCCGGCCGTGTCAAGCGAATTGAATGACGCAGCCATCGTGGACTTCCTGTTGTTCGGCCTGAACCGCGACGCCGCGTCGACATCGTTCCTCGAGATTCGCCGCCTGCCGCGCGCGCATGTGCTGTGCTGGTCTCGCGATGGCTTGCGTTTGCGCGAATACTGGCGTCCCCCGGCGAATGGCGCGATTCGCTACAACCGCCGCGAGGAATACATCGAGAACTTTCGCGAGCTTTTAAGTTTGGCGATTGAGGACCGGCTCACAACAAAAAAAATGGGAATTTTTTTGAGCGGCGGCCTCGATTCCTCGGCGATTGCTGCGCTGGCACGCAAGCTGCAGCGGGAAAAATATCCGTCGCTGCAGCTCTCCGCCTTCACGGCGACATTTGAAAGTATCCCTGATTCGGATGCGCCCGCCGCTCGCGCCGCGGCGGCGGCTCTGCAGATTCCCACCCATACGTGGACCGTGGATCGCCGGAGATTATTTGATGGCTGGGAGGAAGAAGGCTTGCGGTTTCCCGAGCCCCTTGATGACCCATTTGCCGCTGCATGGCTGGATTCGATGGGAATGATCGCACAAAACGTAAATGTTGCGCTCTACGGCGAAGGTTGCGACAACTTGCTCGCGTTCGAAATGGGAGCGCATTTTCGCGGTCTCTGGAAGGAAAGAAAATTGGTCCAGGCAGCATTCGATTTATCGGAGCATGTTCTTCAGCGATGGGTTGCGCCCGATGGCATGCGCGGGCCTCTGCGAAGATTCCGCGCCGCGTTTTCAAAAAGACGCGAAAATATCGACCTTTCTCGCTGGATTCATCCTGATCTGGCGGCGCGGCTGGATCTGGTGGATCGCCAGGAGAATGGCTTCTCGAATTCCCGCGAGAATGCCCACCCGGTTCATCCGCGCGCCTATGCCTCGCTTTTCTTGCCGCAATGGGAAAACATGTTCGAATATTTCGACGCGGGAACGACGCGCCAGCCAGTGGAAGTGCGCTATCCGTTTCTGGACCTCCGGCTCGTAAACTTTCTGCTCGCGATACCGGTGATGCCATGGTCATTCCGAAAGTACCTTCTGCGACGCGCGATGCGCGGCCTCCTGCCGGAAGCAATTCGCAAGCGCCCGAAAACTCCCTTGCGCAACGATCCGGCGGTCGTGGCACTGCAACACGGGCGCGGGCCAGAGCCACAGACTTCAAAACTCACAGAGGAGCTGCGCCAGTACGTCTCTGTTGACGAAATTCCGGCGCTGCGCGCAAGCGATGATCCGGAGCTGATCCATTTGAAGCTTCGCATCTTGAGCTTGAGTCATTGGCTCCAGTCAGTGAAACGTCTGAACCGGGAAGCGCACATGACGGCCCTGCATTACTCCTGA